A genomic region of Cyanobacteriota bacterium contains the following coding sequences:
- a CDS encoding ABC transporter ATP-binding protein translates to RSLVYAGIPLSEFHCTQEDLETIFLKLGHKQVS, encoded by the coding sequence CGCTCCTTGGTCTATGCAGGCATTCCCCTGTCAGAGTTTCATTGCACCCAAGAAGACCTAGAAACCATTTTCCTAAAGCTAGGACATAAACAAGTGTCATAG